A portion of the Corynebacterium rouxii genome contains these proteins:
- a CDS encoding galactan 5-O-arabinofuranosyltransferase, protein MRAQRNTTQGEASDSELTSVVMYAPDQLSAKATLIAIVATIFGSSICTLGLWYLLKVIKLPPFGGSQVTKAGATAGIFLTLLVTCIFVLWWMSDDKRGTTRPRWRTWITYAVTHMAPAGLVMAAIGVPISPSRLYLEGITVDQGFRTQFLTRLTATQGLPDMNYADLPAYYPGAWFWLGARFAQLIGFPGWAIYQPWALLTIAVTGCVLVPVWQRLVGSLPVATAIALVTTAIALTLCAFEPYACVIAMGIPAALVMGRRALSGQKLATVGVVVYLGASASTYTLYTAVIALSLVTVAGLFFAFVIRSWRPILQIVIIGVSSMAIASIVWGPYLWLRFTGHYEGVATASHFLPPEGTVVPLPMFATSFVGVLCLIGLIYLIMRVMDPDVCAMGVGLAVMYLWVIASMSVALSGTTLLGFRLDSVITIILGTAGVLGLAELRLVTVHRFYPVQFSTSLSTRINVICVVVLALAGIQYAQAIPDRNAHAIELAYTNTDGDGHRADFLPPDATQYYAEVDRVIQEKTGKPAADTVVLTDEFNFLTYYPYLGFQAFTSHYANPLGEFEKRNAVIENWASQSWDSLKNPQDFDRAVSNVPWRSPDAFVLRADSTGSSDSKDGWNFNLAIDIFPSNPNVWFKGVRFNPEVFQGENSPWSVTQVGPFVVVTHE, encoded by the coding sequence GTGCGTGCGCAAAGGAATACCACCCAGGGAGAGGCTTCAGACTCAGAGCTCACATCCGTGGTGATGTACGCCCCGGATCAGCTCTCTGCAAAAGCTACCCTAATTGCCATTGTGGCCACGATCTTTGGTAGCTCCATCTGTACTTTGGGCTTGTGGTATCTCCTCAAGGTGATCAAACTGCCACCGTTTGGTGGTTCGCAGGTCACCAAGGCGGGCGCTACCGCGGGTATCTTCCTTACCCTGCTAGTAACCTGCATTTTTGTGCTGTGGTGGATGTCAGATGACAAGAGGGGCACCACGCGGCCACGCTGGCGCACGTGGATCACCTATGCGGTTACTCATATGGCACCGGCCGGTTTGGTCATGGCAGCCATTGGTGTGCCGATCTCTCCAAGCCGCCTGTACTTGGAAGGCATTACGGTTGACCAGGGCTTCCGCACCCAGTTCCTTACCCGTCTGACGGCCACGCAGGGTCTACCGGATATGAACTATGCCGATCTTCCGGCGTATTACCCAGGTGCGTGGTTCTGGTTAGGTGCGCGGTTTGCGCAGCTTATTGGGTTCCCAGGATGGGCGATCTATCAGCCGTGGGCATTGTTAACCATTGCGGTGACTGGCTGTGTGTTGGTACCTGTGTGGCAGCGATTGGTGGGCAGCTTACCTGTTGCTACGGCAATTGCGCTGGTTACTACTGCAATCGCTTTGACGTTGTGCGCTTTTGAGCCTTATGCCTGTGTGATTGCAATGGGCATTCCTGCAGCACTGGTGATGGGTCGTCGTGCGCTATCAGGCCAGAAGCTCGCCACTGTGGGTGTTGTGGTGTACTTGGGCGCTTCCGCATCCACATACACCTTGTACACTGCAGTGATTGCACTCAGCTTGGTCACGGTTGCGGGTCTATTCTTCGCGTTCGTGATTCGTTCGTGGCGGCCGATTCTTCAGATCGTCATTATCGGCGTGTCCTCGATGGCTATCGCCTCGATTGTGTGGGGACCATACTTGTGGCTGCGGTTTACCGGCCATTACGAGGGCGTTGCGACGGCCTCTCACTTCCTCCCACCTGAGGGCACCGTGGTGCCACTGCCAATGTTTGCCACCAGCTTCGTTGGCGTGCTGTGCCTTATCGGCTTGATCTACCTGATCATGCGTGTGATGGATCCCGATGTGTGCGCTATGGGCGTCGGCTTGGCCGTGATGTACCTGTGGGTTATCGCCTCAATGTCTGTTGCGTTGAGCGGAACCACGTTGTTGGGCTTCCGTCTGGATTCGGTTATCACCATCATTCTAGGTACCGCTGGCGTGCTGGGCCTTGCTGAGCTGCGCTTGGTGACGGTGCACCGCTTCTACCCTGTGCAGTTTTCTACGAGCTTGTCCACGCGTATCAACGTGATCTGCGTGGTGGTCTTGGCACTGGCAGGTATTCAGTACGCACAGGCAATTCCAGATCGGAATGCTCATGCTATCGAGTTGGCTTACACCAATACCGATGGCGACGGTCACCGTGCTGACTTCTTGCCACCGGATGCTACGCAGTACTACGCGGAAGTAGATCGTGTGATCCAAGAAAAGACCGGCAAGCCCGCGGCAGACACCGTGGTGCTGACCGACGAGTTCAACTTCCTCACTTACTACCCATACCTCGGTTTCCAGGCATTTACCTCGCACTACGCTAATCCGCTGGGCGAGTTTGAAAAGCGCAATGCAGTCATTGAGAATTGGGCGTCGCAAAGCTGGGATTCTTTGAAAAATCCTCAAGACTTTGATCGTGCGGTATCGAATGTGCCATGGCGTAGCCCCGACGCATTCGTGCTGCGTGCTGATTCCACAGGTTCCTCAGATTCGAAGGACGGCTGGAACTTTAACTTGGCTATCGACATCTTCCCCAGCAACCCCAACGTGTGGTTCAAGGGCGTTCGCTTTAACCCCGAGGTATTTCAAGGAGAAAATAGCCCATGGTCTGTCACTCAAGTAGGACCGTTCGTGGTGGTGACACATGAGTAA
- a CDS encoding decaprenylphospho-beta-D-erythro-pentofuranosid-2-ulose 2-reductase: protein MLNAVGQAQNILLLGGTSEIGLSIVAEFLAKGPAHVTLAARKDSPRIDAAVAQMKAAGASEVDVIDFDATDFDEHAEVIDLAWAQGDVDLAIVAFGTLGDQEQLWQDQKAAVASAQTNYTAPVSVGVLLGEKFKEQGHGTIVALSSVAGQRVRRSNFVYGASKAGMDGFYVNLGEALRPSGANVVVVRPGQVRTKMSADAGEAPLTVNKEDVAKATFDAVLNRKSVIFVHPLFEYVSLAFKFIPQAIFRKLPF, encoded by the coding sequence ATGCTGAATGCAGTAGGCCAAGCACAAAATATTCTTCTGTTGGGCGGCACGTCCGAGATCGGTCTTTCCATCGTCGCCGAGTTTTTGGCCAAGGGCCCAGCTCATGTCACGTTGGCAGCGCGTAAGGACTCCCCGCGTATCGACGCAGCCGTCGCTCAGATGAAGGCTGCTGGTGCCTCGGAGGTCGACGTGATCGACTTTGATGCCACCGACTTTGACGAGCACGCTGAGGTTATCGACCTCGCATGGGCTCAAGGCGATGTGGATCTCGCCATCGTGGCCTTTGGCACCCTAGGTGACCAAGAGCAGCTCTGGCAGGACCAGAAGGCTGCTGTCGCCTCGGCACAGACCAACTACACCGCACCAGTGTCGGTCGGTGTGCTCCTAGGCGAGAAGTTCAAGGAGCAGGGTCACGGTACCATCGTGGCACTGTCCTCCGTTGCTGGCCAGCGCGTGCGTCGCTCCAACTTTGTCTATGGTGCCTCCAAGGCAGGCATGGACGGCTTCTACGTCAACCTCGGTGAGGCTCTGCGCCCATCCGGCGCCAACGTTGTGGTTGTGCGCCCAGGCCAGGTGCGCACCAAGATGTCCGCCGATGCGGGCGAAGCACCACTGACTGTTAACAAAGAGGATGTAGCTAAGGCTACGTTCGACGCTGTGCTCAACCGCAAGAGTGTCATCTTTGTTCACCCACTGTTCGAGTACGTCTCCTTGGCGTTCAAGTTCATCCCGCAGGCAATCTTCCGCAAGCTGCCCTTCTAG
- a CDS encoding FAD-binding oxidoreductase has translation MTTDKGTSSTAASNGASGALYTEAKKLTGWGRTAPTTAEVLSTPDLDVIVEAVRQVAEQNDSKPAHLKRGVIARGMGRSYGDPAQNSGGLVVDMQALNKIHSIDPESAIVDVDGGVTLDQLMKAALPYGLWVPVLPGTRQVTIGGAIGPDIHGKNHHSAGSFGDHVASMELLVADGRILHLEPEGSADDPTGELFWATVGGMGLTGIIVRARIRMTKTETAYFIADGDLTANLDETIEFHSDGSEHNYTYSSAWFDAISPEPKLGRAAISRGSLATLAQLEEIAPKLAKDPLKFNAPQLVTVPDIFPSFTMNKLSMIAIGELWWLKSGTYKNKVQNLTQFYQPLDLIGEWNRGYGSKGFLQYQFVVPREAVEPFKDIVKDIQKSGHYSALNVFKLFGEGNKAPLSYPMPGWNVCVDFPIKPGLGAFLDDLDKRVMEFGGRLYLAKESRTSAENFHKMYPGMEGWLKTRNAIDPTGVFASDMSRRLELH, from the coding sequence ATGACGACCGACAAGGGCACGTCCAGCACCGCAGCTTCGAACGGTGCCTCCGGAGCCCTCTACACAGAAGCCAAGAAACTCACAGGTTGGGGCCGTACCGCACCAACCACCGCCGAGGTTCTGTCCACCCCAGATCTCGACGTAATCGTTGAAGCAGTCCGCCAAGTGGCTGAGCAGAATGATTCCAAACCAGCGCACCTCAAGCGCGGTGTCATCGCTCGTGGCATGGGACGCTCCTACGGTGACCCCGCCCAAAACTCCGGTGGCCTCGTCGTAGACATGCAAGCTCTGAACAAGATTCACTCCATCGACCCAGAATCGGCAATTGTCGACGTCGACGGCGGCGTGACCTTGGACCAGCTCATGAAGGCCGCACTGCCTTATGGCCTGTGGGTTCCAGTTTTGCCAGGCACCCGCCAGGTAACCATCGGCGGCGCAATCGGCCCCGACATCCACGGCAAGAACCACCACTCCGCAGGCTCCTTCGGCGACCACGTTGCCTCTATGGAACTACTCGTTGCCGACGGCCGCATTCTCCACCTTGAGCCAGAAGGCTCCGCAGACGACCCCACCGGCGAACTGTTCTGGGCCACCGTCGGCGGCATGGGACTGACCGGCATCATCGTGCGCGCACGCATCCGCATGACCAAGACGGAAACCGCGTACTTCATTGCCGACGGCGACCTGACCGCCAACCTCGACGAGACCATCGAGTTCCACTCCGACGGCTCCGAGCACAACTACACTTACTCGTCTGCATGGTTCGACGCCATCTCCCCTGAGCCAAAGCTCGGCCGCGCCGCAATCTCCCGCGGTTCGTTGGCCACCCTGGCACAGCTGGAAGAGATCGCACCGAAGCTGGCTAAGGATCCGCTGAAGTTCAACGCACCACAGCTGGTCACTGTGCCGGATATCTTCCCAAGCTTCACCATGAATAAGCTCTCCATGATCGCCATCGGCGAGCTGTGGTGGCTCAAGTCCGGCACCTACAAGAACAAGGTGCAAAACCTCACGCAGTTCTACCAGCCACTGGACCTGATCGGCGAGTGGAACCGCGGCTACGGCTCCAAGGGCTTCTTGCAGTATCAGTTCGTGGTGCCACGCGAAGCAGTCGAGCCATTCAAGGACATTGTCAAGGACATTCAGAAGTCCGGCCACTACTCCGCATTGAACGTGTTCAAGCTGTTCGGTGAGGGTAACAAGGCACCATTGTCCTACCCAATGCCTGGTTGGAACGTCTGCGTTGACTTCCCCATCAAGCCTGGTCTTGGCGCATTCTTGGATGATCTGGATAAGCGCGTGATGGAATTCGGTGGCCGCCTGTATTTGGCTAAGGAATCCCGTACCTCTGCGGAGAACTTCCACAAGATGTACCCAGGTATGGAAGGCTGGTTAAAGACCCGCAACGCTATCGACCCCACGGGTGTCTTTGCGTCCGATATGTCCCGCCGCCTCGAGCTGCACTAA
- a CDS encoding GtrA family protein, protein MTTTNSAAPQSVTSQGIKFIISGGISAVVDLGLTYICQILFGFSAAGGRTIGFIFGTLTAYLINRRWTFQAEASTKRFIQVAVLYTITYFVNVGGHALLFGMFTSSGLGDRVALVIAFVISQGVATVINFFVQRWFIFK, encoded by the coding sequence GTGACTACAACCAACTCGGCCGCACCACAGAGCGTGACATCCCAAGGCATTAAGTTCATCATCTCCGGTGGCATCTCCGCTGTCGTGGATCTCGGTCTTACCTACATCTGCCAGATCCTCTTCGGTTTCTCCGCCGCGGGTGGCCGCACGATCGGCTTCATTTTTGGTACGCTGACTGCCTACTTAATCAACCGTCGCTGGACCTTCCAAGCGGAGGCCTCCACCAAGCGTTTTATCCAGGTGGCTGTGCTGTACACGATCACTTACTTTGTGAATGTGGGCGGCCACGCCTTGCTCTTCGGTATGTTTACCTCTTCTGGTCTTGGAGACCGCGTGGCTTTGGTGATCGCCTTTGTGATCTCTCAAGGTGTTGCCACGGTGATCAATTTCTTCGTGCAGCGCTGGTTCATTTTCAAGTAA
- a CDS encoding DUF559 domain-containing protein, giving the protein MTHGLYWQGEVSVDELAVVLCRRGFVLTGVTELELLAQQPLTLPLHVVANRRVQSTEYVVIHRSSVLKGVRVENMLIELPVYAMRWLGKKQAIRLAEIAYAGREGRARLERHAQGAVPVRVQEIVQASVIGADSPPERDLVRALRSVGVECESNVQVGDYRWDIRICGSTVLIEVDGYTYHNAENRETFRLDRWKANDATLRGYVVLRYSAACVWDSLDVIVDQVVQAVQCAPKQLRDVDEARCWHRGAWKWISGLAWL; this is encoded by the coding sequence GTGACTCACGGGCTGTACTGGCAGGGGGAAGTCAGCGTAGATGAGCTGGCGGTAGTCCTGTGCCGACGGGGATTTGTGCTTACGGGTGTCACAGAACTGGAGCTTTTGGCTCAGCAACCTCTCACCCTGCCGTTGCATGTTGTTGCTAATCGTAGGGTGCAATCTACTGAGTATGTGGTGATACATCGCAGTTCCGTACTCAAGGGTGTACGTGTGGAAAATATGCTTATTGAGCTGCCGGTTTATGCGATGCGATGGCTGGGTAAAAAGCAGGCGATTCGGTTAGCGGAGATTGCTTATGCTGGGCGCGAGGGGCGTGCGCGGTTGGAGCGCCATGCGCAGGGTGCGGTTCCGGTGCGGGTTCAGGAGATTGTGCAGGCTTCGGTTATTGGTGCGGATAGTCCGCCTGAGCGTGATCTGGTGCGTGCGTTGCGATCTGTTGGTGTGGAGTGTGAGAGCAATGTGCAGGTGGGCGATTATCGTTGGGATATTCGTATTTGTGGCAGCACTGTGCTTATTGAGGTCGATGGTTATACGTATCACAATGCTGAAAATCGTGAGACATTCCGCTTAGATCGCTGGAAGGCTAACGATGCCACCCTGCGTGGTTACGTGGTTCTGCGATATTCGGCGGCCTGTGTGTGGGATTCTTTGGATGTGATTGTTGATCAGGTTGTGCAGGCGGTGCAGTGTGCGCCGAAGCAGCTTCGTGATGTCGATGAGGCGAGGTGTTGGCATCGCGGAGCATGGAAGTGGATCTCTGGGTTAGCGTGGCTCTAA
- the glfT1 gene encoding galactofuranosyltransferase GlfT1 has protein sequence MPLSTSDNIAAVIVTHKRVELLRASLEVVAAQTHPVKWIIVVDNGYEDAVRDLLHSVAGDRGIYLPSHTNLGGAGGFAYGFLTALALGADAIWCADDDGRPEGPHVLATLIDDATTHQLDEVSPVVCNMDDPNRLAFPLRRGLEWRRYRSELIDPNNPSDTLLPGIASLFNGALISAAAIERIGVPDLRLFIRGDEVEYHRRLVRSGLNFGTCLTTAYLHPDGSDEFKPILGGRMHTQYPSSDAKRYFTYRNRGYLMNQPGMRRLLPQEYARFAWFFLIQRRDPRGFLEWFKLHQLGRSEKFERP, from the coding sequence ATGCCGCTTTCCACTTCAGATAACATCGCCGCAGTCATCGTGACCCACAAGCGCGTCGAGCTCCTCCGCGCCTCCCTCGAAGTAGTGGCCGCGCAAACCCACCCAGTGAAGTGGATCATCGTGGTCGACAACGGCTACGAAGACGCAGTACGCGACCTCCTCCACAGCGTCGCTGGCGACCGAGGCATCTATCTGCCATCACACACCAACCTTGGCGGCGCAGGCGGATTCGCCTACGGATTCCTCACCGCACTCGCCCTCGGCGCCGACGCCATCTGGTGCGCCGACGACGACGGCCGCCCCGAAGGCCCCCACGTCCTCGCCACACTTATCGACGACGCCACCACCCACCAACTCGACGAAGTCTCCCCAGTGGTCTGCAACATGGACGACCCCAACCGACTCGCATTCCCCCTACGCCGCGGACTCGAATGGCGACGCTACCGCAGCGAACTCATCGACCCCAACAACCCCAGCGACACCCTCCTTCCCGGCATCGCATCCCTCTTCAACGGCGCACTCATCTCCGCCGCAGCCATAGAACGCATCGGTGTCCCTGACCTGCGCCTATTCATCCGCGGCGACGAAGTCGAATACCACCGCCGCCTAGTACGCTCCGGCCTCAACTTTGGCACCTGCCTGACCACCGCATACCTCCACCCCGACGGCTCCGACGAATTCAAACCTATCCTCGGCGGACGCATGCACACCCAATACCCCTCCAGCGACGCCAAACGCTACTTCACCTACCGCAACCGCGGCTACCTCATGAACCAACCAGGCATGCGACGCCTCCTCCCACAGGAATATGCCCGCTTTGCGTGGTTCTTCCTCATCCAACGACGCGACCCCCGCGGATTCCTCGAATGGTTCAAACTCCACCAGCTCGGACGCTCCGAGAAATTCGAACGCCCCTAG
- a CDS encoding metal ABC transporter substrate-binding protein, which produces MSRRGFIRTAAASVAALALTGSLVACSTDSASTSATTSAANKALTVFATTGYIGDAVRNIAPDADVTIMVGPGGDPHTYQPTTQDISKIESSDVVLWSGLHMEAKMLDQLKAQGDRQAAVAEAIPEEKRLDWPEPGDNGEKLYDPHVWNSTENWKYVVDAIVKKLSEVDKDNAATYKDNAEKYKKEIDETAAYVKEQIDQIPEQKRILITGHDAFSYFGKQFGVEIHATDFVTSESEMSPAELAELGNFIADKKIPTIFQDNLANPQAINSLKETVKAKGWNVEVSDKELYADSLGESAPTDTYLGVLKYNADAIREALAK; this is translated from the coding sequence ATGTCACGGCGCGGCTTCATTCGCACTGCTGCTGCTTCCGTGGCCGCATTGGCTTTAACGGGCAGCCTCGTTGCGTGCTCGACTGATTCTGCTAGCACCTCCGCTACCACCAGCGCAGCCAACAAAGCGCTGACGGTGTTTGCTACCACTGGTTACATTGGCGACGCCGTGAGGAACATCGCTCCTGATGCCGACGTGACCATCATGGTGGGCCCTGGCGGCGATCCGCACACCTACCAGCCCACTACGCAGGACATTTCTAAGATCGAGTCCTCTGATGTGGTGTTGTGGTCTGGTCTGCACATGGAGGCCAAGATGTTGGATCAGCTGAAGGCTCAGGGGGATCGTCAGGCTGCGGTTGCTGAGGCAATCCCTGAGGAGAAGCGTTTGGATTGGCCGGAGCCTGGCGATAATGGCGAGAAGTTGTATGACCCCCACGTGTGGAATTCCACGGAGAATTGGAAGTACGTGGTGGATGCGATTGTGAAGAAGTTGTCTGAGGTGGATAAGGATAATGCCGCTACCTATAAGGACAATGCTGAGAAGTACAAGAAGGAGATCGACGAGACTGCTGCGTATGTGAAGGAGCAGATCGATCAGATTCCGGAGCAGAAGCGTATTTTGATCACTGGTCATGATGCGTTTAGCTACTTTGGCAAGCAGTTTGGTGTGGAGATTCACGCTACGGACTTTGTGACCTCTGAGTCGGAGATGTCGCCAGCGGAACTTGCTGAGTTGGGCAACTTCATTGCTGATAAGAAGATCCCTACGATTTTCCAGGATAATTTGGCTAATCCGCAGGCTATTAACTCTTTGAAGGAGACTGTGAAGGCTAAGGGATGGAACGTGGAGGTTTCCGATAAGGAGCTTTACGCGGATTCCTTGGGTGAGTCTGCGCCGACGGATACTTACCTTGGTGTTTTGAAGTACAACGCTGATGCTATCCGCGAGGCTTTGGCTAAGTAA
- a CDS encoding metal ABC transporter ATP-binding protein, with protein MSVPLHALPPALVMRNVSARYGSTVAVERASVVVPAGTVMGFIGPNGAGKSSLIKAAIDLIDRDGEVEFFDESLAACRNRVGYMPQSADVDWDYPITVRQVVQMGLFPRLGWFKRLSGEHKELVDASLARVGIADLAKRHISELSGGQRRRVFVARILAQQPDIYLLDEPFAGVDAASEKVIRGVLHELRDAGKSVVIVHHDLSTVAELCDHVTIINRGVLASGPVSEVFTRETVNKAFGLGLL; from the coding sequence ATGTCTGTCCCTTTGCACGCGCTGCCACCGGCTTTGGTGATGCGCAATGTGTCTGCGCGTTATGGTTCTACTGTTGCGGTGGAACGCGCTAGTGTTGTGGTTCCTGCTGGCACGGTGATGGGGTTTATTGGCCCTAATGGTGCGGGTAAGTCCTCGTTGATTAAGGCTGCGATTGATTTGATTGATCGCGATGGCGAGGTGGAGTTTTTCGACGAGAGTTTGGCTGCGTGTCGTAATAGGGTGGGCTATATGCCGCAGAGTGCGGATGTGGATTGGGATTATCCGATCACGGTTCGCCAGGTGGTGCAGATGGGGCTGTTTCCACGGTTGGGATGGTTTAAGCGGTTGTCGGGGGAGCATAAGGAGCTTGTCGACGCTTCCCTGGCGCGTGTTGGTATCGCGGATTTGGCTAAGCGTCATATTTCTGAGTTGTCGGGTGGGCAGCGTCGTCGTGTGTTTGTGGCGCGTATTCTTGCCCAGCAGCCGGATATTTATTTGTTGGATGAGCCGTTTGCTGGTGTGGATGCTGCCAGTGAGAAGGTGATTCGTGGTGTGTTGCATGAGCTGCGAGATGCGGGCAAGTCGGTGGTGATTGTGCACCATGATTTGTCTACGGTGGCGGAGTTGTGCGATCACGTAACGATTATTAATCGTGGGGTGTTGGCTTCTGGTCCGGTGTCTGAGGTGTTTACTCGTGAGACGGTGAACAAGGCATTTGGGTTGGGGCTGCTATGA
- a CDS encoding metal ABC transporter permease, with product MSLIEFLSEFSFRRVVLGTMLIGLCSGAMGTFLYLRRQSMMSDVIGHSATPGVMGSFLLFSTVPVLAGSQLLAQWGIDARSMPVITVGALITGLASALLADKVAATTRIGIDATMAVMLSLFLGGGLILLQIIQRGRYKGKGGIDELMFGNAATLTNLDVRTLAVVSVVILGVIVALWRPFTLLVFDPVLARMSGMPRWINGVLFVIITLGMVIGVKAVGLILMIAFAVFPPAAARQWSRTALQMVVASALIGGVSAVLGTYISISVGKVPTGPVIVLVLAAIVLVSMVLSPRRSGVSA from the coding sequence ATGAGCCTGATTGAGTTTTTGTCGGAGTTTTCTTTCCGTCGTGTGGTGCTGGGAACCATGTTGATTGGTTTGTGTTCGGGTGCCATGGGAACGTTTTTGTATTTGCGCAGGCAGTCGATGATGAGTGATGTGATTGGACACTCTGCGACTCCTGGTGTGATGGGTTCGTTTTTGTTGTTTTCTACGGTTCCGGTGTTGGCGGGGTCGCAGTTGCTTGCGCAGTGGGGGATTGATGCGCGTTCGATGCCGGTGATTACGGTGGGGGCGTTGATTACGGGGTTGGCGTCGGCGTTGTTGGCGGACAAGGTGGCTGCGACGACGCGCATTGGTATTGATGCCACTATGGCGGTGATGTTGTCGCTGTTTTTGGGCGGCGGCCTGATTTTGCTGCAGATCATTCAGCGTGGGCGTTATAAGGGCAAGGGCGGCATTGATGAGTTGATGTTTGGTAATGCTGCCACGCTTACTAATTTGGATGTGCGCACGTTGGCTGTGGTGTCTGTGGTGATTTTGGGTGTGATTGTGGCGTTGTGGCGGCCGTTTACGCTGTTGGTCTTTGATCCGGTGTTGGCGCGGATGTCGGGGATGCCGCGGTGGATTAATGGTGTGTTGTTTGTGATTATCACGCTGGGCATGGTGATTGGTGTGAAGGCGGTGGGCCTGATCTTGATGATTGCGTTTGCTGTGTTCCCGCCGGCTGCTGCGCGTCAGTGGTCGCGTACGGCGTTGCAGATGGTGGTCGCGTCGGCTCTGATTGGTGGGGTGTCGGCGGTGTTGGGCACCTATATTTCGATTTCGGTGGGTAAGGTGCCCACGGGCCCGGTGATTGTGTTGGTGCTGGCTGCGATTGTGCTGGTGTCGATGGTGTTGTCGCCGCGTAGGAGTGGGGTGTCGGCATGA
- a CDS encoding metal ABC transporter permease has translation MTFAVSVSLLALVVALTAAIPGVVLVLRRQAMLSDALSHAVLPGIAVGALWTTNPNSPILLVGATLSGVLVMALTEWVRGRHRVTEDSATGLIFPAFFAIGVILISTKFNRSSISEHTVLVGDLNISAMQHVVVGTIDFGPKSAWIIGAVGLLTLALLLVAKRPLAISTFDPVFARTVGIRTRLINYLVMTMVSLTIVVVFDAAGAVLAVALMIVPAATALMIASSEGAMLLVTLVVAAASSQVGFWVAYRLDAATSPTMAFVDGLIFLAVWGIIRARRRLRR, from the coding sequence ATGACGTTTGCGGTGTCTGTTTCGTTGTTGGCGCTGGTGGTGGCGCTTACCGCTGCGATTCCTGGGGTGGTGTTGGTGTTGCGTCGACAAGCGATGCTTTCCGACGCCCTCTCCCACGCCGTTTTGCCGGGCATTGCGGTGGGCGCGTTGTGGACTACTAATCCGAATTCGCCGATTCTGTTGGTTGGCGCGACATTGAGTGGTGTGCTGGTCATGGCGCTTACGGAGTGGGTGCGTGGCCGTCATCGAGTGACTGAGGATAGTGCCACGGGTCTGATTTTCCCCGCGTTTTTTGCCATTGGTGTGATTCTGATTTCTACGAAGTTTAATCGTTCGTCGATTTCTGAGCACACGGTGTTGGTGGGTGATTTGAACATTTCCGCCATGCAGCATGTGGTGGTGGGGACCATTGATTTTGGCCCGAAGAGTGCGTGGATTATTGGCGCGGTGGGCTTGCTCACCTTGGCGTTGTTGTTGGTGGCTAAGCGGCCGCTGGCGATTTCTACTTTTGATCCGGTGTTTGCGCGCACGGTGGGTATTCGGACGCGGTTGATTAATTATCTTGTGATGACGATGGTGTCGTTGACCATTGTGGTGGTGTTCGACGCTGCTGGTGCGGTGTTGGCTGTTGCGTTGATGATCGTGCCGGCTGCTACCGCATTGATGATCGCTTCCTCGGAAGGGGCCATGCTGTTGGTCACCTTGGTCGTGGCTGCGGCAAGTTCCCAGGTGGGGTTCTGGGTGGCGTATCGTCTCGACGCGGCGACCTCGCCGACGATGGCGTTTGTCGACGGCCTCATCTTCCTCGCGGTGTGGGGTATTATTCGTGCGCGTCGCCGGCTGCGGCGTTGA